In the genome of Raphanus sativus cultivar WK10039 chromosome 9, ASM80110v3, whole genome shotgun sequence, the window GTTGTCAAGTTTTTCTcaacaataaaaattttatagtGGTAAGTCCAATGTTTTAGGCAGCATATGAAGTTTTACTaatttaattgttaaaaaaatagaacGATGGCAGCTTACTGTGAAATAGAGTTTATCATACgctgataaaaatatataaaatgattagaaaattttaaacaacacaAATGAGtataagattaaaaatatagaacgtttaacctaaaactcaatatttttgtagGGGTCAACCctcatattttgagaaaaatgcaaaaatatgacaatatggttttaatgcatattttcatCGTAAATAACATAGGATAATGGTCAAGgaggtttggaacctttgttgtttctgtttctctaaagaatagagatttcatagtggttagAATAGAGGTTTCATAGTGGTTAATCCACTAATTTAAGcagtatattaatttttattaaaagaaatcttaagaaattaaaatgatgatcatgtaccatgaaatataatttatgatacaataataaaaatttataatggcGTTAGAAGTCTTTTTAAAACTGAAAGATTATTAACTCAGTATATAGGAAATTTacctaaaaactaaatatttttgtagtgtAACCTacaaaaattgataaaaattaaaaaaatatgacaatatttttttaataaatatatgcattGTACACTGACATAATTCCCTATGTTCAAAGAGGTTTGGAACCTTTATTGTTTCCGTTTAACCAaaagaatagagatttcatagtggttagtccactaatttaagcaacatataaaattttattaaaacaattgttaaaaaattagaacgatgcccatgtaccatggaaaaaagtttataatagattaatacaaatttataatgcatttagaaaaatttaaacaactttaatgagtataaacttcagtatatagaaaaattaacaaaaatttatattttcgtaggggttaacccacaaattttgaaaaaaatcaataaatatgataatctTGCTTAAATGCATAATTGcataatttattgatatatgatgatggtcaaagatgtTTTGAACCTTTGATGTCTCCGTTTTTCTcaacaataaaaattttatagtgataagtccaatgatttaggtagcatatgaagttttactaacttaattgttaaaaCGATGGCCATGTACCATGAAAAAAAGTTTATCATACattgataaaaatgtataaagtggatagaaaaatttaaacaacactaatgagtataagcttaaaaatatagagcatttaacagaaaactcaatattttcgtaggggttaacccacatattttgagaaaaactcaaaaatatgacaatattttttaatccatattttcatcatatacTAACATAGGATAATTGGTCAAGGAGGTTTGGAACCTTTTTTGTTTCGGTTTCTCTAAAGAATtgagatttcatagtggttaatCAACTAATTTAAGCagtatattaagttttattaaaaaattgttaagaaattaaaacaatGACCATGtaccataaaatataattgatataacATGAATTTGACCCacttttagccatggtatattagtattttaagatatattctATCCATCTTTGGGtctatattgcatatttataggttcagaaACTAATGGAAAAAAAGATTATGATTTTGTAGCATTTTGGAACATTTTAGAGTTTACACCCGAGAAAGACCGTATCGACCACCCAAGGTCGACAAGAAGAGATGCGCGTCGATTGATGCACACCAAgtgctatcgatcgacacttaacCACAGAAGCCCGGATTTGGTCACAGtcgacttgaagcccaagaagCCATCTATTTACCATAATGCCCCTAACGTGTTTTAACCTTATTATTCTAGTATTTAAGTCTTGCCTATGTGTTTTGGCACAGCCACGGTTTTTACAATAGCTTTAGTTTCATAGtttttggtgagagagagagttttcaAATTGAGAGCATTCTTGAAcaccatttatttatctatttattttatgaagcTTTTTAtgattatgtttatgttttgcttgctatgtctgagtaaacatctttgttagatttagggttcaaataggtatgacggattagcccaaaatatgattacctgagcatgcgatattcatcttagaagatcaGACATAATGCTTGTGTAGGAGTGGCTAACCTACATATGAATACAAAGATATGAATCAttggatctatcttctctgagcCAGCAATTCACTTGGAACAAGTGACATCTGACTAGGTGATTGCTTGGTGAACTGTATTACTAGtagcgcatcgatcgatattccTATAAAGTAATCGAACGATAGACGCGGGCACATATCAATCAATACATGCGACAGCaagtcgatcgatacatgcgacagcaAGTCGATCGATGCCCTAATCTATGACTCCCTAGGGGTGTTTCATCGGCTCTAGTGATTAGATGGTCACAACGACAGTTGGGCTATTATTTagttgggttctttaatatcatgcaagcatctcataTAGGAAATCATACTtctataatcctgataacctgaatagtaaCCTTAGATCTAACTCTTTAAATTATACTAGTTAAATCTCAAATCCGATCATCTTGAGTAATTGTTCTGCTCAAACCAGTTTtcttatttacttttatttactaCAATTAATAATCTTCAACCTAACTTAGTTAAGATAAGATCTATTGATTCCTCAACTCCttgtggatttgatccctaagtactacaattaacctcttttgatgagagtaatattgTTATAGGGTAATTTAAGCAAGTATCAATAATTTAtgatacaataataaaaatttagaatgtagttaggaatttttaaaaaatttaagagtATTAACTTAGTATATAGGGAATTTACctaaaaactcaatatttttgtagTGTAAGCtacaaaatttgagaaaaattttaaaatatgaaaatgttttttttaataaatatatgcattGTACACTAACATAGGATAATTTTCAAAGAGGTTTGAAACATTTTTGTTTTCGTTTATCCAAAAGAATAGAAATTTCATAGTAGTTAGTCCACTAATTTAagcaacatataaaataaatgtaatggtTGTGTActtttagaaatataattatttgtataaaagtaCATaaccattatatttatttataaaaattatattagtatgttatataattataaaaaaaatgataaaataaacaaattgatgatatattatatattctttctATAATTCTACAATTAGTTATTATAAACCACTATCTGTAATATTACATGGTAACTTGTATTAAATGAGTTCccgaattttcttttatttttagagccgaataaaataaataattaataaaaattatcaaccaatcaaattataacaattttttgaaACTTCATATATGAACGACACATAAGCAAAGTCAATTAAGtgacttctcaattaatatatagaaagatGGTTGTGTACTTTTAGAAATATAATTCTTTGTATAAAGTACACaaccattatatttattttataataattatattagtatgttatataattataaataaaaaatgataaaataaacaaattgatgatatattatatattatttatataattctacaattagttaccataaaccATTATCTGTAATATTACATGTATTACATGATAATTTGTATTAAATGAGTTTCAAaatttccttttgtttttactttttagatccaaataaaataaataattaataaaaattatcaacctgtcaaattataacaatttattaAAACTTCACCTATGATCAGAACATAAGCAaaagattataatttattaaaacttcACCTATGATCAGAACATAAGCAAAAGACAATTAAGTGACTTCTCCATTAGTACACAGGAAGATTTTAAGAGATTTCcactaaattttcttttctttggaaTTGACGACGAGTCGACCACATTCGGTTGGTATATATTCAAGAAATGATCGACTCCacaatacaatattttattattattttcaagaaaTAGACCAACGACTTATATATCAAGTCAAGCACGAAATTACTCACCAAAATCCCTTAATGTCTGCATCAATTTATTTTCTCCTTAATATATGCCTTTTCTATATCGAAATGAATATGGATCTACTCGCcaaggaaaacaaaaacattgtgTCACTGCTTTACCTCATTTAGTGATTAGTAACATTCTGGTATCATAAACGTTTCCTTATATTGTGTGTGAAACTACAACCATGCCGCATTTAACTGAAAACAACAAGGATTAGAGTGCTATGAATTAACAGCTCaggatatgtaaataaaaatacaattacatGTTCGTTACAAGTTAATTTTTAAGACTAAGATTACAGAGttagtttgaccaaaaaaaagattacaatATAACAGTTAATTTTCTGTAGCTGTCGTTGCTAATACtacttatgatttttttttgaagcaaCTATTTCAGATTCAAACAGTGTTTAAGAAGTAAACAAAGATCTATATGTAATAATATGtagccaaaaagaaaaaagtctaTCCAATTAATTGATGGTGTTAGTGTTTCCAAGAACCATACCACAGAAGGTTAAcgaatattattgttttctctaTATGCATTAACCGGTCCCGTAACAATATATACTTTGACGTTGGAAGCTTTCGGAATATTTGTTTGTCTCTTTTCGTATTATATGCATGTGGAGTTCTTTCTGCTAAAGAAagtttagttacttttattttaaaaaaaagtttagttacttttattataaaaaaaaagtttagttacttttgaaagaaaaaaaacggaCTTTTGGTGGTTAAAACATGCTTCTTTTCCcttgaaaaacaatttcattacatgaaaagaagaagaaaaggataAAACAACAAaccaatataattaaaaaaaaaagcttagttacttttatttaaaaaaaaaagcttagttacttttatttaaaaaaaaaagtttagttacttttgaaaaaaaaaacggacTTTTGGTGGTTAAAACATGCTTCTTTTCCcttgaaaaacaatttcattacatgaaaagaagaagaaaaggataAAACAACAAaccaatataattaatttttcatcTTCTTAGATCACTTTCAGGTACCATTGTCTATCCAAATTCTATACgctgtatatataatatgatactCAACTCGTTTTCATCACGTATTCATTACTTGGTATTATTCATATCTATGTACAGTATATGATTACAGAGCACAATGCTGGAAGCTTCATCCTATATCTTGTTAAAGACAAACCGGAACGAGATTATGAAACCGATTGAGAGAGACAAATCCAAGTTGAATgcaaatttaacaaatatatatatatgttaagaaGTTAATCTAAACATATACAAACTCCACATCAGACCAACATACTATAAGAAACATCCTTAATTTATATGCCTCCCCCGTTAGTAGCTTATGGTAAAGggtaactaaatatttataaccaaCAACAGTGTACATATATAGAAGCTAACGACTTCATTCACACAAATCGTCAGTACTTTCAAAGTCAACAGTTGAATCCAGATGAGTACAAATATATTCttgatttaaagaaaattgtgATGGACATTAAAACAAACACACATTGCAAAATTCCACAATGAAGCTCTGGTCAATTAAAACGTCCACCAAAGTATAAAAAAAAGCATGCAACATGGAAACTACGTACAAGTTACCCCTTAGTTACGGCAATCCTCTTTAAAGGCAACCTCTTCGCTCCTCAACTTCTATTTTACTCTACCTAAAGACTTCACCGTTCATGTCACTATTCAGATCAAAAATGTACAAAACAAAGACGACccttctctgtttctctctaaCGGCCGTCATCCTTATGGTCACAACTTCCTCCACCGCCACAGACAACCCAACTTACGCCGCCTCCACAGACACGTTCATATACGCAAATTGTTCGCCGGCCAGATTCTCTCAGGGCTCCGCATACGAGACCAACCTCAAGTCCCTTCTTTCTTCCCTCGTCACCTCCACCGTCCTCAGCCCCTACAACAACCTGACTGTTCCCTTCGGTAGTGGAGTAAAACCCGAACCGGACGTTACCGTATATGGTCTCTTCCAGTGCAGCGTTGACCTAGACCCGACTTCTTGCTCATCGTGCGTATCACGCGCCATCGCGCTGGTCGGAAACACGTGTCCCAACTCGTACTCCGTGTTCTTGCAGGTGCAAAATTGTCTGGTCCGGTACGACAAGAGCTCCTTCTTTGGCGTCCAGGACAAAACGCTGATGCTCAAGACATGTGGACAGCCGATGGGATTTGACGACCAGGATGCGTTGACCAGAGTCAGTGATGTCATCGGTTCTTTAGGTTCTGGAAGTGAACCGGGTAGGACAGGAGTGAACGGGGATGTTCGGGGTATGGCTCAGTGCACAGGGGATCTAAGTCCAGCACAGTGTCAGGATTGCTTGACCGAGGCAATTGGACGGCTCAGATCTGATTGCTTAATGGCCCAGGGAGGATACGTTTACTTGTCCAAGTGCTACGCGCGTTTCAGCTTCGGTGGTAGTCATGCACGTCAGACCCCAAACTCAAACTTTGGTTAgctttctttattttaaattggGAAGCATTAATAAATAGTCGTAGTCACACGCAACAAGAAGAATAAGAAAAGAACTTTTGATGTAACCAACCTCTCAATAGAAGTTCTGAACTGTGAGAATTATTTGGATGATGGATTCTATATAAATATCAGACTTAAGGACGAAAATGTTAAACGAGAGGTGTATAGTCTTAATTACTTTAAGTGTACTAatggcatctccaaccccactcagTGGCGGTCCCTGGAAAAAAAGTTTGTGGGGTCAAAAAGGTTAGTTGAGGAGATTCAAACCTTCCTTTTGTGGGTTCATAACTACATTGTCTAACCACTACACCACAAATGACAACTGAAAATAGCTTACAAATTaaagttttgttattatttgtgGTGTCAGCTGACACCATAAGTCAACAAGTGGGTCCGTCACTGACCCCACTCCATTTTCTcatttaaaatagagtaaaattgATTATGGAGTAAAGAATATTCTGACTTCGCTCTATTTTTTACTTCATAATGAAATTTACttcataaatggagtaatctattttttttgttcattactccattATGAAGTAAGACATAGAGTAGGGTTGGAATATTTTTACTCCATAAtcatttttactccattttggaggaaaaaatggaattttacattaaaaatgcTCTAATCGGGTTATTTTGCAGGAGGAGAGAAATATGATAAGGATGATGACAATAATAATATCGGGAAAACATTGGTGATAATAATAGGAATTGCCACGTTAGTCATCTTGCTCGTTGTGTTACTCGCTTTTCTTGGAAAGAAACTCAGAAATTTACAAGgtatttttctctatttaatttaatttttttcttttatctataAAATCTAAATCACTATATGTATGAATTTGCAGATGATAAATGCTGTAGATGAAAGGAAAAGTGAGAAATAGATTAATCAACAACTCGAGTCAAGCCACCACTGCTAgttgtattttcaaaattttgtgaCCTTGCATGCTTCATTAGATGTAGTTTTATTTCAACGATTGTGTATTCGACTTGATCATTTCCATGTGTGCAGTGTCTTATAACACATACACACTAGAAATAAATGCATGTGTCGAGAATAATGAACATAGGAAACCGAAAATTAGGATGAcgatttaaaacaaaatcattttggTCGTCCTTATCGTTATTGTCTCTAATGAGTGATTTGAtcatttaaaatgataaattaaaaCTATAAGCCGATACCGATTGTTTCAGAAATTTGACAGATCAACTAATATCTACGtatttttccatattttttaaTCTTCTGAAATTATAGATTATATAGGTTGAACAATAGCGAGGTCATTGTTctcaaacaatattttaagtatgatatttatataaatcaaaactatcAGGTGTTGTGATTTCATTAACCGATTCATCGAGCAAGTAGTTTTGGtgtaaacaaaaaatttagtttGTCAAAACTCAGAAAACCTCACAAGCAAATAACGGATCTAGAGTAGTGGACAGTGCGCTTACTTATGTATGTTGGGCCTTTGATAAGCAAATGAAACTTATTACAGCCCGTTGAG includes:
- the LOC108827267 gene encoding plasmodesmata-located protein 5 → MSLFRSKMYKTKTTLLCFSLTAVILMVTTSSTATDNPTYAASTDTFIYANCSPARFSQGSAYETNLKSLLSSLVTSTVLSPYNNLTVPFGSGVKPEPDVTVYGLFQCSVDLDPTSCSSCVSRAIALVGNTCPNSYSVFLQVQNCLVRYDKSSFFGVQDKTLMLKTCGQPMGFDDQDALTRVSDVIGSLGSGSEPGRTGVNGDVRGMAQCTGDLSPAQCQDCLTEAIGRLRSDCLMAQGGYVYLSKCYARFSFGGSHARQTPNSNFGGEKYDKDDDNNNIGKTLVIIIGIATLVILLVVLLAFLGKKLRNLQDDKCCR